In Nicotiana tabacum cultivar K326 chromosome 17, ASM71507v2, whole genome shotgun sequence, one DNA window encodes the following:
- the LOC107772426 gene encoding basic blue protein-like isoform X1 produces MEALRKSLLIFAIVTVIIQNKAMAAQHVVGGSQGWDESTDFNSWASGETFKIGDTLVFRYNPGLHSVVEVEGESAYKSCDTSSSVNSMSAGNDVVKLNKPGTRYFACGTAGHCDQGMKLKITTVTGNAPSNQAATSSTPSSSSAAPNSRRFSTVFFTFIAVILTIQMALVFQF; encoded by the exons ATGGAGGCTCTACGAAAATCTTTGTTGATTTTTGCTATTGTTACAGTAATAATCCAGAATAAAGCAATGGCGGCACAACATGTTGTTGGGGGGAGCCAAGGATGGGATGAATCCACTGATTTCAACTCCTGGGCGTCTGGTGAGACATTCAAAATTGGAGATACACTAG TATTTAGGTATAATCCAGGCCTTCACAGCGTTGTCGAAGTTGAGGGTGAAAGTGCATACAAGAGTTGTGATACAAGCAGTTCAGTGAACTCAATGAGTGCGGGTAACGATGTTGTTAAACTAAACAAACCAGGGACTCGATATTTTGCTTGTGGAACAGCTGGTCACTGTGACCAAGGAATGAAGCTTAAGATCACAACTGTTACTGGAAATGCACCTTCTAATCAGGCTGCTACTTCTTCCACCCCTAGCTCCTCTTCTGCAGCGCCTAATTCCCGTCgtttttctactgtgttcttcACTTTCATAGCAGTAATATTGACTATACAAATGGCTCTAGTCTTCCAGTTCTAA
- the LOC107772426 gene encoding basic blue protein-like isoform X2, protein MAAQHVVGGSQGWDESTDFNSWASGETFKIGDTLVFRYNPGLHSVVEVEGESAYKSCDTSSSVNSMSAGNDVVKLNKPGTRYFACGTAGHCDQGMKLKITTVTGNAPSNQAATSSTPSSSSAAPNSRRFSTVFFTFIAVILTIQMALVFQF, encoded by the exons ATGGCGGCACAACATGTTGTTGGGGGGAGCCAAGGATGGGATGAATCCACTGATTTCAACTCCTGGGCGTCTGGTGAGACATTCAAAATTGGAGATACACTAG TATTTAGGTATAATCCAGGCCTTCACAGCGTTGTCGAAGTTGAGGGTGAAAGTGCATACAAGAGTTGTGATACAAGCAGTTCAGTGAACTCAATGAGTGCGGGTAACGATGTTGTTAAACTAAACAAACCAGGGACTCGATATTTTGCTTGTGGAACAGCTGGTCACTGTGACCAAGGAATGAAGCTTAAGATCACAACTGTTACTGGAAATGCACCTTCTAATCAGGCTGCTACTTCTTCCACCCCTAGCTCCTCTTCTGCAGCGCCTAATTCCCGTCgtttttctactgtgttcttcACTTTCATAGCAGTAATATTGACTATACAAATGGCTCTAGTCTTCCAGTTCTAA
- the LOC107772428 gene encoding triacylglycerol lipase 2-like has translation MALHRLSNLDVLGFVTLIILVFESHQTFGSSTRGPFVFFTDDNGVNAAVPSGMCATFVIIHGYKCQEYEVTTDDGYILSVQRIPEGRVGGGGQKAKNRQPVLLQHGVLVDGVTWLLNSPEQSLAMILADSGFDVWIANTRGTRFSRRHVSLDPNNPDYWNWTWDDLVVHDLPTVINLVFKQTGQKTHYVGHSLGTLIALASFSEGRQIDKIKSAALLSPIAYLSHMTTALGVVAARSFVGEITTIFGLAEFNPTGQPVSNFVKALCAYPGVDCYDFMTALTGKNCCLNASTVDLFLKNEPQPTSTKNLVHLAQTVRDGILKKYDYGSSNYNLAHYGEAKPPQYNLANIPRDLPLFISYGGQDALSDSKDVETLLDYLKLHDVDKLHVQYVKDYAHADFIIGITAKDIVFNQIVNFFRNQH, from the exons ATGGCGCTCCACAGATTGTCGAATTTAGACGTTTTAGGATTTGTGACATTAATAATCTTAGTGTTTGAGTCTCATCAAACATTTGGGTCCAGCACGAGaggtccttttgtcttttttacTGATGATAATGGCGTGAATGCTGCAGTACCAAGTGGTATGTGCGCCACTTTTGTGATTATTCATGGTTATAAATGCCAGGAATATGAG GTTACTACTGATGATGGCTACATATTAAGTGTGCAAAGAATTCCGGAAGGGCGCGTAGGTGGTGGTGGGCAGAAGGCGAAGAACAGGCAGCCAGTTTTATTGCAGCATGGGGTATTGGTG GATGGAGTAACGTGGCTACTAAATTCACCAGAACAATCACTAGCAATGATTTTAGCAGACAGCGGTTTTGATGTTTGGATTGCCAACACCAGAGGAACTAGATTCAGTCGTCGTCATGTGTCTCTTGATCCTAATAATCCG GACTACTGGAATTGGACATGGGATGATCTTGTGGTCCATGACTTGCCCACTGTCATTAACCTTGTTTTCAAACAAACTGGACAGAAGACTCACTACGTGGGCCATTCATTG GGAACATTGATAGCTTTGGCGTCATTCTCAGAAGGAAGACAAATAGACAAGATAAAATCAGCAGCTTTGCTCAGTCCAATTGCTTACTTGAGCCATATGACCACTGCACTGGGGGTCGTTGCAGCCAGATCATTTGTTGGCGAG ATCACTACAATATTTGGTCTTGCAGAATTTAATCCAACCGG TCAGCCTGTGTCTAATTTTGTCAAGGCCTTGTGTGCTTACCCTGGAGTAGATTGTTATGACTTCATGACTGCACTTACTG GGAAGAACTGTTGTCTAAATGCCTCCACTGTCGATCTTTTCTTGAAAAACGAGCCTCAACCCACATCAACTAAGAACCTTGTGCATTTGGCTCAAA CTGTTAGAGATGGTATTCTAAAGAAATATGACTATGGGAGCAGCAACTACAATTTGGCGCATTATGGTGAAGCTAAACCTCCACAGTATAATTTGGCAAATATCCCTCGGGACCTTCCCCTGTTTATCAGTTATGGAGGCCAAGACGCACTATCTGATTCTAAAGATGTGGAGACGTTGCTCGATTATCTCAAACTGCACGATGTTGACAAGTTGCATGTTCAATATGTCAAGGATTATGCTCATGCTGATTTCATTATTGGAATCACTGCTAAAGATATTGTCTTTAACCAGATTGTGAACTTCTTCAGAAACCAACACTAA
- the LOC142171963 gene encoding uncharacterized protein LOC142171963 yields MKWKADIVCLQETKIEEWSQQLVGSLWGNRWASWADLQANGTRGGVIILWDRRLWKSINIQQGIYSVSVILESLQEQFRWCYTGVYGRHSNAARKDLWHELAAIKGIWDEHWVIGGDFNVCRYEHEKFNCLRRSRAMKSFFDIILELELLDLPLHGAQYTWSRGEEQLQASRIDRFLISSEWNDSFNVIKQVALPRVESDHKPLMLECGDWDSNSSYFKFENMWLLAEGFMDSIKEWWSSYQVVGSPDFILTQKLRNLKKDISCWNKEVFGKLETQKSKALNELTILEQSSEGRVQTQVEKAQMINLQSQIQQLAKIEEVS; encoded by the coding sequence ATGAAGTGGAAGGCAGATATAGTATGTTTGCAGGAGACAAAAATTGAAGAGTGGTCACAACAATTAGTAGGTTCTTTATGGGGAAATAGATGGGCTAGCTGGGCAGATTTGCAAGCAAATGGCACAAGAGGTGGGGTTATCATTTTGTGGGACAGGAGGTTGTGGAAAAGCATTAACATTCAGCAAGGTATATACTCGGTTTCTGTCATTCTAGAAAGTCTCCAAGAACAATTCAGGTGGTGTTACACTGGGGTATATGGGCGACATTCAAATGCAGCAAGAAAGGATCTTTGGCATGAATTGGCAGCAATAAAGGGTATTTGGGATGAGCATTGGGTGATAGGGGGAGATTTTAATGTATGCAGATATGAGCATGAAAAATTCAACTGTCTTAGAAGGTCCAGAGCAATGAAATCTTTCTTTGATATTATATTGGAATTGGAACTGTTGGACTTACCCCTACACGGAGCTCAATATACATGGTCTAGAGGTGAAGAACAACTTCAGGCTTCTAGAATTGATAGGTTCTTAATCTCATCTGAGTGGAATGACAGCTTCAATGTAATAAAGCAGGTGGCTTTACCCAGAGTAGAGTCTGATCATAAGCCATTAATGCTTGAATGTGGGGATTGGGACTCCAATTCGTCTTATTTTAAATTTGAGAATATGTGGTTGCTAGCAGAGGGATTCATGGACTCAATTAAAGAATGGTGGTCCAGTTATCAGGTAGTGGGCAGTCCAGACTTCATCTTGACTCAAAAACTGAGAAACCTGAAGAAAGATATCTCATGCTGGAACAAGGAGGTATTTGGAAAATTAGAAACTCAAAAAAGTAAGGCACTTAATGAACTAACTATACTGGAACAATCATCTGAAGGCAGAGTTCAAACACAAGTTGAGAAAGCTCAAATGATCAACCTGCAATCACAAATTCAGCAGTTAGCAAAGATTGAAGAGGTTTCATAG